In the genome of Pichia kudriavzevii chromosome 4, complete sequence, one region contains:
- a CDS encoding uncharacterized protein (PKUD0D05920; similar to Saccharomyces cerevisiae YML076C (WAR1); ancestral locus Anc_4.344), producing the protein MYSSMLLRSSTRVASKPSDKGTADSLESDLEYGKELDQEMEVEVESEYANNENEEEEEEEDGEEEENENGTDSRVHTDADPDQDADPDNDRSMDIESENERKRRQTACKRCHSHKVKCDPVDPTVEFGPCKRCVKKNVPCEYNKVLKRSRKNVPLTKTAKLKLKNREIEMLKLKLSEKDKLIRSLRGFTDSEKTEFLSIIPKEEKLKIYLNEIDILGNLAPNQGQDPSITESFINASESRVHLAEASKPNLDFISSGILTIDQAEYLLDIFKSKFYPKFPFIELPENLDVNYLRINEPLLLIILVYIPISIEDNNSTISLESQIQLENIISQTIAAETLSIGNKNFQLLKNILLYVLWYTPPELFHNRRYHMFSALCVSMANDLGINGKPYYFYNKDDGSVKKALFSNNFKRLELNALMLAVYVNYMSISLFLKRFVYLQWSGFMEQSCNSLEESDFRGYKRLSIFAQSNHLMEIIHSHFHLYSDQITVLQLSNKQTKLQYAEFRERINLLKQKIHSFEDEDSSHYNLLVSYVYSVEAYLYEPSLQTFIKSSESLLTEYKDIFFSVLNLICQSCVLSLKHFCQLTIEEMAINPLFHTSRIVYTSGMLLRIRYLSLTLPKTLKASILTDECYETIKTLLDKITQCTMNYPKNHFIKKIRIVLGMFIHTCLNQWHSSYKFLCNEIKRKNPNFVDPVNLERKSMTDSADQLGNKHTNNNSLHYVENGNSLPTGTPPNYNPNYTSDLHTKLLNPVESNSQFRNSKLGKTLPVPYRSDTSLTMPPILPVPLNHPNTFSTNSSMPFSSRSSIINHDIDTNFTHQQLGNANNNENANDNINDNNREDNNNGNHGESTFPGSLNEMELQYMAFNDEFWSDLFFGDGTNLPDPIMDDAGYTFGVNHPQ; encoded by the coding sequence ATGTATAGTTCCATGCTGCTCCGCTCGTCTACACGTGTAGCGTCCAAGCCGTCCGACAAGGGCACTGCCGATTCTCTAGAGTCCGATTTGGAATACGGGAAGGAGTTGGATCAGGAGATGGAGGTGGAGGTGGAGTCGGAATACGCCAATAATGAGAacgaggaagaagaagaggaagaggatggagaagaggaggagaaCGAAAATGGAACAGATAGTCGAGTCCATACGGATGCTGACCCTGATCAAGATGCTGATCCTGATAATGATCGGTCGATGGATATAGAGAGTGAGAAtgagagaaagagaagacaGACTGCTTGTAAGAGGTGCCACTCGCACAAGGTCAAGTGTGATCCTGTTGATCCAACGGTTGAGTTTGGTCCATGTAAGAGGTGTGTGAAGAAAAACGTGCCTTGTGAGTACAACAAGGTACTCAAAAGAAGTCGCAAGAATGTTCCATTGACGAAAACTGCAAAGttgaaattaaagaataGGGAGATTGAGATGCTTAAACTGAAATTGTCGGAGAAGGACAAGCTTATCAGAAGTTTGAGGGGGTTTACAGATAGTGAGAAAACCGAATTTCTGTCCATTATTCCAAAGgaggagaaattgaagatttatttgaatgAAATCGACATTTTAGGAAATCTTGCTCCTAATCAAGGCCAAGATCCAAGTATAACTGAAAGTTTCATCAATGCTTCCGAGAGTAGGGTCCATCTCGCAGAAGCATCTAAACCAAACCTCGATTTTATCTCTTCAGGAATCCTCACAATTGATCAGGCAGAATATTTGCtggatattttcaaatctaaATTCTATCCAAAATTCCCCTTTATTGAACTACCAGAAAATCTGGACGTTAATTATCTTAGGATAAATGAACCATTGTTACTAATCATCTTGGTTTATATACCTATATCCATTGAAGATAACAATTCGACCATCTCTTTAGAATCGCAAattcaacttgaaaatataatttCACAAACAATTGCAGCTGAAACTCTCTCCATTGGTAATaaaaactttcaattgctAAAAAATATCCTATTGTATGTTCTATGGTACACTCCCCCAGAGCTTTTCCATAACCGGAGGTACCACATGTTTTCGGCTTTGTGCGTCTCCATGGCAAACGACTTGGGTATTAATGGTAAGCCCTATTACTTTTATAATAAAGATGATGGATCCGTGAAAAAGgcattgttttcaaataacTTTAAAAGACTGGAATTGAATGCCCTAATGTTGGCTGTTTACGTGAACTATATGTCaatctctttgtttttaaagAGATTTGTCTATTTACAATGGTCAGGTTTTATGGAACAATCCTGTAATTCTCTTGAGGAAAGTGATTTTAGGGGCTACAAAAGGTTATCTATATTTGCGCAGTCAAACCATTTGATGGAAATTATCCATTCGCACTTCCATTTATACTCTGACCAAATTACCGTCCTAcaattatcaaataaacAGACAAAATTACAATACGCCGAATTTAGGGAGAGGATCAATCtattgaaacaaaagattcactcttttgaagatgaagattcCTCTCACTATAATTTGCTTGTATCTTATGTGTATTCAGTGGAAGCGTATCTTTATGAACCGTCATTGCAAACTTTCATAAAATCGTCAGAATCCCTGTTGACCGAGTATAAAGATATCTTCTTCTCGGTCTTGAATCTAATTTGCCAATCTTGTGTTTTATCATTGAAACATTTTTGTCAATTAACAATAGAAGAAATGGCAATAAACCCATTATTTCATACCTCGAGAATTGTCTATACGTCAGGTATGTTACTACGAATCAGATACCTAAGTTTGACATTACCTAAAACTTTGAAGGCGTCGATATTAACGGATGAATGCTATGAGACAATCAAAACATTACTTGACAAAATAACACAATGTACCATGAACTACCCTAAAAatcatttcatcaaaaaaataaggaTCGTTTTGGGCATGTTTATTCACACGTGTTTGAATCAATGGCATTCCTCATATAAGTTTCTTTgcaatgaaatcaaaaggaaaaatccaaactTTGTCGATCCAGTAAATCTGgaaagaaaatcaatgaCAGATTCAGCTGATCAACTCGGAAACAAGCACACAAACAATAACTCTCTGCACTATGTTGAGAACGGTAATTCATTGCCAACAGGCACACCACCCAATTATAACCCCAACTATACTTCGGATTTACATACTAAACTACTGAATCCAGTCGAATCAAATTCTCAGTTCAGAAACTCTAAACTGGGGAAAACATTACCTGTCCCTTATAGGTCAGATACGTCCCTCACAATGCCACCGATATTGCCAGTACCTCTGAATCATCCAAATACATTCAGTACAAACTCATCAATGCCCTTTAGCTCAAGATCATCTATCATCAATCATGATATCGACACAAACTTCACTCACCAACAATTGGGAAATGCAAATAATAACGAAAATGCTAATGACAATATCAATGATAACAATAGAGAagataataataatggaaATCATGGTGAATCTACATTCCCAGGCTCTTTAAACGAAATGGAACTACAGTACATGGCATTTAACGACGAATTCTGGAGTGATTTATTTTTCGGTGATGGCACTAACCTCCCCGACCCTATAATGGATGATGCAGGTTACACTTTCGGTGTGAATCATCCCCAATAA
- a CDS encoding uncharacterized protein (PKUD0D05930; similar to Saccharomyces cerevisiae YLR448W (RPL6B) and YML073C (RPL6A); ancestral locus Anc_4.341) produces the protein MVADLVAKKTRKTARPQQLRPTLVPGTVLILLAGRFRGKRVVYLKHLEDNTLLVSGPFKVNGVPLRRVNARYVIATSTKIDVSSLDLAKFNAAYFAREKTNKKSKSEKDFFGEGTAKKEIKSERVEDQKVVDKALIAEIKKTPLLKQYLAASFSLKNGDKPHAMVF, from the exons ATGGTTGCT GATTTAGTTGCAAAGAAGACCAGAAAGACTGCTAGACCACAACAATTAAGACCTACCTTGGTTCCAGGTACCGTTTTAATCTTGTTAGCTGGTAGATTCAGAGGTAAGAGAGTTGTTTACTTGAAGCACTTAGAAGACAACACTTTGTTAGTCTCCGGTCCATTCAAGGTCAATGGTGTTCCATTAAGAAGAGTTAACGCTAGATACGTTATTGCAACCTCCACCAAGATCGAcgtttcttctttggacTTAGCTAAGTTCAATGCTGCTTACTTTGCAAGAGAAAAGACCAACAAGAAGTCCAAGTCTGAAAAGGACTTCTTCGGTGAAGGTACtgcaaagaaggaaatCAAGTCtgaaagagttgaagaCCAAAAGGTTGTTGACAAGGCTTTAATTGCTGAAATCAAGAAGACTCCTTTATTAAAGCAATACTTAGCTGCTTCTTTCTCCTTAAAGAACGGTGACAAGCCACATGCAATGGTTTTCTAA
- a CDS encoding uncharacterized protein (PKUD0D05940; similar to Saccharomyces cerevisiae YLR449W (FPR4) and YML074C (FPR3); ancestral locus Anc_4.342), with amino-acid sequence MSALLPLASYNLELQPFAPQPCQTEDFPITVRLTLASIDPEPVDTKKEPSTLRILKKSPVFSGEAEDDDEDEDEDDEDDESDEEMEDDNENTKGKQNSESEGDSDDDDDDEIEDDEAIEEHVICTLSPSTQFQQTLDLTILPDEEVFFVVTGSYTVHLTGNYVEHPNDEDEDDYIYGDGSDDEYDDDEYDLTPDEDEIYDLDDLDNVDDIEGKIEELVEEDEKNLKKRESEQADEKETKKQKKEKKEKTVKFNKELEQGPTGPAAEEKKAEKKETKKESKKEEKKESKKEEKKKAEKKEVKKEEKKKPAVKTLPGGVIIEDKTFGTGPVCKKGQKVGVRYIGKLKNGKVFDKNTSGRPFHFGLGKGEVIKGWDIGVAGMAVGGERRIVIPAPMAYGSQKLPGIPANSELIFDVKLLSIK; translated from the coding sequence ATGTCTGCTTTATTACCGTTAGCCTCCTATAATTTAGAATTACAACCATTTGCTCCACAGCCATGTCAGACTGAGGATTTCCCAATAACTGTTAGACTCACGTTAGCTTCAATTGACCCTGAACCTGTTGATACCAAAAAGGAACCTTCCACTCTAAGAATTCTGAAAAAGTCTCCTGTTTTTAGTGGTGAAGCCGAGGATGATGACGAAGACGAAgacgaagatgatgaagatgacgaatcagatgaagaaatggagGATGACAATGAAAACACTAAAGGTAAGCAAAATAGTGAAAGTGAAGGAgattctgatgatgatgatgatgatgaaattgaagatgatgaagcAATTGAGGAACATGTTATTTGTACCCTTTCCCCATCCAcccaatttcaacaaacttTAGATTTAACAATTTTACCTGATGAAGAAGTGTTCTTTGTTGTTACTGGTTCCTACACCGTTCACTTAACAGGTAATTACGTCGAACATCCAaacgatgaagacgaagatgaTTATATCTATGGTGATGGATCTGATGATGAgtatgatgatgatgaatatGACTTAACCCCGGATGAAGACGAAATTTATGATTTAGATGATTTAGATAATGTCGATGATATTGAAGGTAAGATTGAGGAattggttgaagaagacgaaAAGAATCTTAAAAAGAGAGAGTCTGAGCAAGCAGATGAGAAGGAAACcaaaaagcaaaagaaggagaagaaggagaagacAGTTAAGTTCAACAAGGAATTAGAACAAGGCCCAACAGGTCCTGCtgctgaagaaaagaaggcagaaaagaaggagacAAAGAAGGAATCCAAGAAggaagagaagaaggaatccaagaaggaagaaaagaaaaaggccgagaagaaggaagtaaagaaggaggagaagaagaagccGGCAGTGAAGACTCTTCCAGGTGGAGTGATCATTGAGGATAAAACATTCGGTACTGGGCCAGTGTGTAAGAAGGGACAAAAAGTTGGTGTTAGATACATTGgtaaattaaagaatggTAAGGTTTTCGATAAGAACACTTCAGGTAGGCCATTCCACTTTGGTCTTGGTAAAGGTGAAGTTATCAAAGGTTGGGATATAGGTGTTGCGGGCATGGCTGTTGGCGGTGAAAGAAGAATAGTCATTCCTGCTCCAATGGCATATGGATCTCAAAAGTTGCCAGGTATTCCAGCAAACTCAGAACTCATTTTCGATGTCAAATTGTTATCCATcaaatga
- a CDS encoding uncharacterized protein (PKUD0D05950) produces MPLKRQREDGEEDEIDCSIKQPLLETDVEGQQVGTNEVKRSTRRANSKVKSKAKSLIDREITCSLPPLCSENPQRFDTFADYELHYISNHTNTCLECKKNFPSAKLLELHISENHDPFMKIKLQRGEHVFGCFVESCDRMFRDHKKRRLHLIDKHDYPKDYLFSIVDRGIGKKDTSLIKKNTKNYDVWKPA; encoded by the coding sequence ATGCCGTTGAAACGGCAAAGAGAAGATGGagaggaagatgaaattgacTGCTCCATCAAACAACCATTGCTTGAGACCGACGTTGAAGGACAGCAAGTAGGTACAAACGAGGTTAAAAGAAGTACACGAAGagcaaattcaaaagtCAAGTCAAAGGCAAAGAGCCTCATCGATAGGGAAATTACGTGCAGTTTACCACCGTTGTGCTCGGAAAACCCACAGAGGTTCGACACGTTTGCAGATTATGAGCTTCACTATATCTCGAACCATACAAATACATGTTTGGAATGCAAGAAAAACTTTCCATCGGCCAAACTCTTGGAATTACATATTAGTGAAAATCATGATCCCtttatgaaaataaaattacaAAGGGGTGAACACGTCTTTGgttgttttgttgaaagtTGTGACCGTATGTTTAGGGATCacaagaagagaagattGCATCTGATTGATAAACATGATTATCCAAAAGATTATCTATTCAGCATTGTCGATAGGGGTATCGGCAAAAAAGATACTTCTCTAATTAAGAAGAATACCAAAAACTATGACGTTTGGAAACCTGCCTAG
- a CDS encoding uncharacterized protein (PKUD0D05960) produces the protein MDSKGIKHQIDDLLTHLPGGNKRAKTVAIEGNCGRSAKCAAIDKLPNTFENKGYVHGPIDSVFGQRRAFPVSIDTANVDMDKIPESAEEYLSQVRREASEGVHQDEDEEEDFVYIKRGESPAQEQQGAGDDDYKTMERYLQDYIESRRIYDSYRQQLHEIDGIELPQTAREWKKFIWEVSCQREYIAQIVEEGLHMKLLVYFTKWMWLKMDSNFTEWLLGILSAVDNPLSSSDLSVVRQLGKKAARQLAHGSEEAIHLRVVAIVSLFFKQKDITL, from the coding sequence ATGGACTCCAAAGGAATAAAGCACCAGATTGATGATCTACTTACGCATCTGCCAGGGGGGAACAAACGTGCAAAAACGGTTGCAATAGAAGGAAATTGTGGGAGATCTGCGAAATGTGCTGCAATTGACAAACTTCCAAATACGTTTGAGAATAAAGGGTATGTCCATGGGCCTATTGATTCTGTTTTCGGGCAGAGACGGGCTTTCCCCGTTTCCATAGACACGGCCAATGTGGACATGGACAAGATCCCCGAGAGTGCTGAAGAATACCTCTCACAGGTGAGGAGGGAGGCGAGTGAAGGTGTTCACCAGGACGAGGACGAAGAGGAGGACTTTGTATATATCAAGCGGGGAGAGAGTCCTGCACAAGAGCAGCAAGGGGCTGGAGACGATGACTATAAGACAATGGAGAGATACCTGCAAGATTATATCGAATCACGGAGGATATACGACAGTTACCGACAACAACTCCATGAGATTGACGGTATTGAGTTACCGCAGACAGCCAGGGAATGGAAGAAGTTTATCTGGGAGGTAAGCTGCCAACGGGAATACATTGCGCAGATCGTTGAGGAGGGTCTACATATGAAGCTCCTTGTCTATTTCACCAAATGGATGTGGCTGAAGATGGACAGCAACTTCACCGAGTGGTTGCTTGGCATTCTCTCTGCAGTGGATAACCCACTCTCGTCCTCGGACTTGTCTGTTGTCCGCCAGCTGGGGAAGAAGGCGGCCCGCCAGCTGGCCCATGGTTCGGAAGAGGCCATCCATCTGCGTGTAGTGGCCATTGtctctctcttcttcaaacagAAGGATATCACCCTTTGA
- a CDS encoding uncharacterized protein (PKUD0D05970; similar to Saccharomyces cerevisiae YHR039C-A (VMA10); ancestral locus Anc_5.304), protein MSGIQSLLKTEKEAQEIVAKARQYRAQKLKAAKTDAQTEIEAYKATKAAELKSFQDEFAGANVQLESNAEKEVQVELEKIRKTALEKKDIVSKLLIDTISSPKPELHANVAH, encoded by the exons ATG TCTGGAATCCAAAGCTTGTTGAAAACCGAAAAGGAAGCACAGGAAATTGTCGCCAAGGCAAGACAAT ACCGTGCACAGAAACTAAAGGCGGCAAAGACCGATGCCCAGACGGAAATCGAAGCTTACAAGGCCACCAAGGCAGCAGAATTGAAGTCTTTTCAAGACGAATTTGCGGGTGCCAATGTACAATTGGAGTCTAATGCCGAAAAGGAAGTCCAAGTGGAACTCGAGAAAATCAGGAAAACTGCtttggagaagaaagaCATTGTCTCTAAGTTGCTCATTGATACAATCTCCTCCCCAAAGCCAGAATTACATGCCAATGTCGCCCATTAA
- a CDS encoding uncharacterized protein (PKUD0D05980; Pfam Domains: Cyt-b5(2.4e-19)|FA_desaturase(4.1e-12)) codes for MPSVKNPLEEAVYPAEELAKYNLIGSSGQIRMHDPANTDNGSVVTMKRKVKHKIHPNNKSKTHIRRQISGCSWNLSRWYAFIHWKNLFVVVVVPLFGMMLGVMLRPAIWRNTMYFTLWNYIITMISINIYYHRYLSHHSFDFKHDHLPIALAVVSCGAGITSAKNWCSSHRVHHRYCDVTDADPHNIRKGVLFSHYGWMILKHSKKISNVIRECKLDTLPNERIVKWQYNYYMLLFLFAGLIFPCLFCGLLWGDYLGGLIYGGILKIFLVQNSIFSINSLGHLLGSQPYNNNKSNRNNFILGIITLGEGNQNFHHEFPMDYRNGYEWYSFDPTKWTIRLLELFGQVTNIKKAQQNTIEKSLIQQQQRLLDDIRSQLNWGIPIDKLPVFSPEEFKALSLNSKNRYLVVVSGIIHDVTPFAQDHPGGLSLIRASHGKDATTAFNGAVYQHSNAAHNLLATMRIGKIGGCESLYWRQQRIENKNVPLDNDSEGKRIVRIGGQETSFGQLGSTAGAA; via the coding sequence ATGCCATCCGTCAAAAACCCTTTAGAGGAGGCTGTCTATCCAGCAGAGGAGCTTGCCAAATACAACCTTATCGGTAGCTCTGGCCAAATACGGATGCATGACCCTGCAAACACGGATAATGGCAGTGTAGTCACcatgaaaagaaaagtgaAACACAAGATCCATCCcaacaacaaatcaaagacACATATAAGGAGACAGATATCTGGTTGCTCTTGGAATTTATCCAGATGGTACGCATTCATCCATTGGAAGAACctctttgttgttgtggtGGTCCCCCTGTTTGGTATGATGCTAGGTGTTATGTTGCGCCCTGcaatttggagaaatacAATGTATTTCACGCTCTGGAATTACATCATTACAATGATATCCATCAATATATATTATCATAGATACTTATCACACCAttcctttgatttcaaacaTGATCACCTCCCCATTGCCCTCGCCGTTGTATCCTGTGGTGCAGGAATAACAAGTGCCAAGAACTGGTGCTCATCTCATCGCGTGCATCATAGATACTGTGATGTCACCGATGCAGACCCTCATAACATTCGGAAGGGAGTTTTGTTCAGCCATTATGGATGGATGATTCTTAAACATAGTAAGAAGATCTCCAATGTCATTAGAGAATGTAAGTTAGACACTCTGCCAAATGAGAGAATTGTGAAATGGCAATACAATTACTacatgttgttgtttttatttgctgGTTTGATATTTCCATGTCTATTTTGCGGTTTACTTTGGGGTGACTATTTGGGAGGCCTAATATACGGTGGAATCTTGAAGATCTTTTTGGTCCAAAATTCGATTTTCTCCATAAATTCTCTCGGTCATTTACTCGGCTCGCAACCttacaataacaacaaatcAAATAGAAACAACTTCATTTTGGGTATAATCACCTTAGGTGAAGGAAATCAGAATTTCCACCACGAATTCCCCATGGATTATAGAAACGGTTATGAATGGTACAGTTTCGATCCCACTAAATGGACAATCAGGTTGCTAGAACTCTTTGGTCAAGTTACTAATATCAAGAAGGCGCAGCAGAAtaccattgaaaaatctctAATTCAGCAACAGCAGAGGCTATTAGATGATATAAGATCACAACTAAATTGGGGGATCCCAATAGATAAGTTGCCCGTATTTTCACCAGAAGAATTCAAGGCATTATCTCTAAACTCGAAAAACAGGTACCTGGTTGTTGTGTCGGGCATTATCCACGACGTGACTCCCTTTGCCCAGGATCACCCTGGTGGCTTGTCCTTAATTAGAGCCTCGCATGGTAAAGACGCCACTACAGCCTTCAATGGAGCAGTTTATCAGCATTCAAACGCTGCTCACAACCTACTTGCTACCATGCGAATTGGCAAGATAGGTGGGTGTGAGAGTCTCTATTGGAGACAACAACgtattgaaaataaaaacgTACCGCTCGACAACGATTCCGAAGGTAAGAGAATTGTCCGTATTGGTGGTCAAGAAACCAGCTTTGGTCAACTCGGCAGCACTGCAGGAGCAGCCtaa